From one Candidatus Microthrix subdominans genomic stretch:
- a CDS encoding ABC transporter permease, translating to MFLALRDLKFARGRFALVGLVIGLVALMATLLSGLANGLVDDGISGLRALPLTHLAFQPGADSTFSRSTLTDVNVEPYEKLDGVEASALGVSFFNAKRANGSTIDMALFGIPEDSFLAPRGEARQALAGRPGLVLSDEFQTDGIKVGDLLTVVGIDEELPVLGFTYSGSYGHVPIAFTSLETWQDLLYGDNAKGRFSAIALKADDGTNFAAAEQASDTEAETKDAAYAGSPGYTGETSTMSLIQNFLLVISALIVGAFFTVWTVQRASQIALLRALGASRSYVLRDALGQMAIVLVSTAMLGSLLAVAIGSLVSTNAPFRLAAGPILSTIGLLILFGMIGCLIAVRRITSVDPIMALRSQP from the coding sequence GTGTTCCTCGCCCTACGAGACCTGAAGTTTGCCCGGGGCCGCTTCGCCTTGGTCGGCCTGGTGATCGGGTTGGTCGCTTTGATGGCCACGCTGCTGTCCGGCCTGGCCAACGGGCTGGTCGACGACGGCATCTCCGGGTTGCGAGCGCTGCCCCTGACGCACCTGGCCTTCCAGCCCGGTGCGGACAGCACGTTCAGTCGCTCGACCCTGACCGATGTAAACGTCGAGCCGTACGAGAAGCTCGACGGCGTGGAGGCATCGGCGCTGGGCGTGTCGTTCTTCAACGCCAAGCGCGCCAACGGCTCGACGATCGACATGGCACTGTTTGGCATCCCGGAGGACAGCTTTCTTGCACCCCGGGGTGAAGCCCGACAGGCGCTTGCGGGACGACCCGGTCTGGTGCTCAGCGACGAGTTCCAAACCGACGGCATCAAGGTGGGCGACCTGCTGACCGTCGTCGGCATCGACGAGGAACTGCCGGTGCTCGGGTTCACCTACTCCGGGTCGTACGGGCACGTGCCGATCGCCTTTACGTCGCTCGAGACCTGGCAGGACCTGCTGTACGGCGACAACGCCAAAGGTCGCTTCTCCGCCATCGCCCTGAAGGCCGACGACGGGACCAACTTTGCCGCCGCCGAGCAGGCATCGGACACCGAGGCGGAGACCAAGGACGCCGCCTACGCCGGCTCTCCCGGCTACACCGGTGAAACGTCCACGATGAGCCTGATCCAGAACTTCCTGTTGGTGATCTCGGCCCTGATCGTTGGGGCGTTCTTCACGGTATGGACCGTGCAGCGGGCCTCCCAGATCGCGCTGCTCAGGGCACTGGGTGCCTCCAGGTCCTACGTGCTGCGCGACGCCCTCGGGCAGATGGCGATCGTCTTGGTGTCCACTGCGATGCTCGGGTCGCTCCTGGCGGTCGCCATCGGCTCGCTCGTCAGCACCAACGCCCCGTTCCGGCTGGCAGCCGGCCCCATCCTTTCCACGATCGGCCTGCTCATCCTCTTCGGCATGATCGGCTGTCTGATCGCCGTCAGACGGATCACCTCGGTCGACCCGATCATGGCGTTGCGGAGCCAGCCGTGA
- a CDS encoding ABC transporter ATP-binding protein: protein MNLHLDSVTVTVPDGRDTRTICDEISLSVEPGEVVALTGASGSGKSTLLAVAALLLRPDSGKVTVAGVEATDLSDAERTRLRRDHIGIVYQAASLFPSLTAREQVRLVAHISGNLNDTTKKRADELLERVGLTDRADARPAELSGGERQRVGIARALMGSPSVLLADEPTAALDAERGVAIMDLLTENATSMGIATVVVTHAPDQLEEDRTFSIGGGRLAEVRPKPSR from the coding sequence ATGAACCTGCACCTCGATTCGGTCACCGTGACCGTGCCCGACGGGCGCGACACCCGGACAATCTGCGACGAGATATCACTGAGCGTCGAACCCGGCGAGGTTGTGGCGCTCACCGGCGCCTCCGGTTCGGGTAAGTCCACCCTGCTCGCCGTCGCCGCCCTGCTGTTGCGTCCCGACTCCGGAAAGGTGACCGTGGCGGGCGTCGAGGCCACCGACCTGTCCGACGCCGAACGCACCCGGCTGCGCCGTGATCACATCGGCATCGTCTACCAGGCGGCCAGCCTGTTTCCGTCGCTCACCGCTCGCGAACAGGTGCGCCTGGTCGCCCACATCTCCGGCAACCTCAACGACACGACCAAAAAACGCGCCGACGAACTGTTGGAACGGGTCGGGTTGACCGACCGGGCCGACGCCCGACCCGCCGAGCTGTCCGGCGGCGAACGCCAACGTGTCGGCATCGCCCGTGCGCTGATGGGCTCCCCGTCGGTGCTGCTCGCCGACGAACCCACCGCCGCGCTCGACGCCGAACGCGGCGTCGCCATCATGGACCTGCTGACCGAGAACGCGACGTCGATGGGCATCGCCACCGTCGTCGTCACCCACGCGCCGGATCAGCTCGAGGAGGACCGGACGTTCAGCATCGGCGGCGGTCGCCTCGCCGAGGTCCGACCGAAGCCGAGCCGCTGA
- a CDS encoding DsrE family protein: protein MSNKAVVNLNTGLGDPETVAIALLVAVAAAEAGRPSLMFLTKEAVLLALEGGAAGSDCDGFPSIEGLLDRYVAASGKVLVCPACFAARQLDEGALIGGATIGGTVPMWEWIGDEGATTFSY, encoded by the coding sequence ATGAGCAACAAGGCAGTGGTCAACCTGAACACCGGTCTGGGCGACCCCGAGACGGTGGCCATCGCGCTGTTGGTGGCGGTCGCCGCCGCGGAAGCGGGTCGCCCCTCCCTGATGTTTCTCACCAAGGAGGCGGTGCTGTTGGCGCTCGAGGGCGGCGCGGCGGGTTCGGACTGCGACGGTTTCCCCTCGATCGAAGGGTTGCTCGACCGCTACGTCGCCGCGTCCGGCAAGGTGCTCGTCTGTCCGGCCTGCTTCGCCGCCCGCCAGCTCGACGAGGGTGCGCTGATCGGCGGCGCCACCATCGGCGGCACGGTGCCTATGTGGGAGTGGATCGGCGACGAGGGCGCCACCACGTTCAGCTACTGA
- a CDS encoding formate/nitrite transporter family protein, with protein sequence MDSTSQRSSDERPSSELTSEERERLDGRAEQARQDDAVEESADIQLSRAFHRSLISGEERLHRSLPNMSATGVVGGMDVGIGVLALLVVKEATGSQMLASLAFASGFIILTLARSELFTENFMMPVTVVLTERRDGLALLRLWATTLVSNWLGGALLVGLVMTSIQGLDATAIEVGRHYPEMGIGWVSFAGGILGGVVITLMTWIQRANRDMLAQLAIAVVTAFLLAAPPLNHSVVGSLEMMGALFTGHAPFGWIDALGAVAWAVLGNVVGGVGLVTVLRLVQVGPDTIRSEQHHADRAHEIRQG encoded by the coding sequence ATGGATTCGACCTCTCAGCGCTCCTCCGATGAGCGACCTTCGTCGGAATTAACCTCGGAGGAACGGGAGCGGCTGGACGGCCGGGCCGAGCAGGCCCGCCAGGACGACGCCGTCGAGGAGAGCGCCGACATTCAGCTGTCGCGCGCCTTCCACCGGTCGTTGATCTCCGGGGAGGAGCGGCTGCATCGCAGCCTGCCCAACATGTCAGCCACCGGCGTGGTGGGTGGCATGGATGTCGGTATCGGCGTGCTGGCGTTGCTGGTGGTCAAGGAGGCCACCGGCAGCCAGATGTTGGCCTCGCTGGCATTCGCCAGCGGCTTCATCATCCTCACGTTGGCCCGCAGCGAACTGTTCACCGAAAACTTCATGATGCCGGTGACGGTGGTGCTGACCGAGCGGCGCGATGGACTGGCGCTCCTGCGGCTGTGGGCGACCACGCTGGTGAGCAACTGGCTGGGCGGGGCGCTGCTGGTCGGCCTGGTGATGACCTCGATCCAGGGACTCGACGCAACCGCCATCGAGGTTGGGCGCCACTATCCCGAGATGGGCATCGGCTGGGTCAGCTTTGCCGGCGGCATCCTGGGAGGCGTCGTCATCACGTTGATGACCTGGATCCAGCGGGCCAACCGAGACATGCTCGCCCAGCTGGCGATCGCCGTCGTGACGGCATTCCTGCTGGCTGCGCCCCCGCTGAACCATTCGGTGGTCGGGTCGCTCGAGATGATGGGTGCCCTGTTTACCGGCCACGCACCCTTCGGGTGGATCGATGCGCTTGGCGCGGTCGCGTGGGCGGTGCTCGGCAACGTCGTGGGAGGCGTCGGGCTGGTCACCGTGCTGAGGCTGGTGCAGGTTGGTCCCGACACCATTCGCTCCGAACAGCACCATGCGGATCGTGCCCATGAGATCCGCCAGGGGTGA
- a CDS encoding LLM class F420-dependent oxidoreductase produces the protein MDFGIVFANTGPFVDPEAAAAFAIKAEEVGFESLWTVEHVVVPAGYESTYPYDPSGRMPGNDDAPIPDPLIWLSYLAAVTSRIKLATGILIVPQRNPLVLAKQLATLDAMSGGRMEFGIGVGWLEEEFDALGVPFDGRGRRTDDYIAAMRALWADDRATHHGEFTSFDDCVMRPQPERGAIPVHVGGHSDAAARRAGRLGDGFFPGKGDHAELTRLFDVARAAAAEAGNDPDDLVLTSGGNGAVGSRALDEVKALAEMGVDRVVLPSFLFWKDTDAALERYEAEVISKAP, from the coding sequence ATGGACTTTGGGATCGTCTTCGCCAATACCGGACCATTTGTCGACCCGGAGGCGGCGGCCGCCTTCGCCATCAAGGCCGAGGAGGTGGGGTTCGAATCGCTGTGGACCGTCGAGCACGTCGTCGTGCCGGCGGGGTACGAGTCGACCTACCCCTACGACCCGTCGGGTCGGATGCCCGGCAACGACGACGCGCCCATCCCCGATCCGTTGATCTGGCTGTCCTACCTGGCGGCGGTGACGTCACGCATCAAGTTGGCGACCGGCATTTTGATCGTGCCCCAGCGCAACCCGCTGGTGCTTGCCAAGCAGTTGGCCACGCTCGACGCGATGTCCGGTGGACGCATGGAGTTTGGCATCGGTGTCGGATGGCTTGAGGAGGAGTTCGACGCGCTCGGCGTGCCCTTCGACGGTCGCGGCCGACGCACCGACGACTACATCGCCGCCATGCGGGCGTTGTGGGCGGACGACCGGGCCACCCACCACGGTGAGTTCACCAGCTTCGACGACTGCGTGATGCGGCCCCAGCCGGAGCGCGGCGCCATCCCGGTTCACGTCGGCGGGCACTCCGACGCCGCTGCCCGCCGGGCCGGTCGTCTGGGCGATGGGTTCTTCCCGGGCAAGGGCGACCACGCCGAGCTCACCCGGCTGTTCGACGTTGCCCGAGCCGCGGCCGCCGAGGCGGGCAACGACCCCGACGATCTCGTGTTGACAAGCGGGGGTAACGGGGCGGTCGGCTCGCGTGCCCTCGACGAGGTGAAGGCGCTCGCCGAGATGGGGGTCGACCGGGTGGTCTTGCCGTCCTTCCTGTTCTGGAAGGACACCGACGCCGCGCTGGAGCGCTACGAGGCCGAGGTCATCTCCAAGGCCCCATAG
- a CDS encoding ribonuclease Z, with protein MPPPRRRHPPHLHSDHITDLGDLITAVWIGTFEPTPLNIVGPPGIAAVVEAILASLGSDICYRMAHHDDLTERPMVSVTEVTNGPVPLPGPVRVSCAPTDHRPADPSIGFRFDHEGAAVVTAGDTVPCAGLDGLCQGAQALVHTAIRKDVIAEIPIPRLLDVLDYHSSPEEAAQTAQRAAMDTLVLTHYMPAFPSGGGEDWRARAAEHFDGTIELGDDLHRVEVPAPE; from the coding sequence CTGCCACCACCCCGCCGCCGCCACCCCCCCCACCTGCACTCCGACCACATCACCGACCTGGGCGACCTGATCACCGCCGTGTGGATCGGCACCTTCGAGCCGACCCCCCTCAACATCGTGGGCCCTCCGGGCATCGCGGCGGTGGTTGAGGCCATCCTGGCGTCGCTTGGGTCGGACATCTGCTATCGCATGGCCCACCACGACGACCTGACCGAGCGGCCGATGGTCTCGGTCACCGAGGTGACCAACGGCCCGGTGCCGCTGCCCGGCCCGGTGCGCGTCAGCTGCGCCCCAACCGACCACCGCCCGGCCGACCCGAGCATCGGCTTCCGCTTCGATCACGAGGGTGCCGCCGTGGTGACGGCGGGCGACACCGTGCCCTGCGCCGGCCTCGACGGGCTCTGCCAGGGCGCCCAGGCGCTGGTGCACACCGCGATCCGCAAGGATGTGATCGCCGAGATCCCCATTCCTCGCCTGCTTGACGTCCTCGACTACCACTCGTCGCCCGAGGAGGCCGCCCAGACCGCGCAGCGGGCGGCCATGGACACCCTCGTGCTCACCCACTACATGCCGGCGTTTCCCTCCGGCGGCGGCGAGGACTGGCGGGCCCGGGCCGCCGAGCACTTCGACGGCACGATCGAGCTGGGCGACGATCTGCATCGGGTCGAGGTGCCGGCACCGGAATGA